One genomic window of Mycobacteriales bacterium includes the following:
- a CDS encoding SDR family oxidoreductase, translating into MTDISFDGRVVIVTGAGHGLGKTYALELAKRGAAVVVNDLGGARDGTGASSSAADEVVEEIKAAGGDAAASYDSVATPEGGAAIVKTAIDKFGKIDVVINNAGILRDKSFANLEWADLDAVLDVHLKGAFYVTQPAFRVMKDQGYGRLVFTSSNAGMFGNFGQTNYGAAKTGLTGFSNVLAIEGAKYGIKSNVVMPVARTRMTEELLGPAADLLDPELVTPLVVYLASEACEVTHEVFSAAAGRYSRVFIGLTDGWFAGKGNKPSAEEIAKHWDDIENRDGYIVPLSSGDELTGLLPKLQ; encoded by the coding sequence GTGACCGACATCTCCTTCGACGGCCGCGTCGTCATCGTGACCGGGGCCGGCCACGGCCTGGGCAAGACCTATGCGCTGGAGCTGGCCAAGCGCGGCGCGGCCGTGGTCGTCAACGACCTCGGCGGTGCCCGCGACGGCACCGGCGCCAGCTCGTCGGCGGCCGACGAGGTCGTCGAGGAGATCAAGGCCGCCGGCGGCGACGCCGCCGCGTCGTACGACTCGGTGGCCACCCCCGAGGGTGGCGCGGCGATCGTCAAGACCGCGATCGACAAGTTCGGCAAGATCGACGTCGTCATCAACAACGCCGGCATCCTGCGCGACAAGAGCTTCGCCAACCTCGAGTGGGCCGACCTCGACGCGGTGCTCGACGTGCACCTCAAGGGAGCGTTCTACGTCACCCAGCCGGCCTTCCGGGTGATGAAGGACCAGGGCTACGGCCGGCTGGTGTTCACCTCGTCGAACGCCGGCATGTTCGGCAACTTCGGCCAGACCAACTACGGCGCGGCGAAGACCGGGCTCACCGGCTTCTCCAACGTCCTGGCGATCGAGGGCGCGAAGTACGGCATCAAGAGCAACGTCGTGATGCCGGTCGCCCGCACCCGGATGACCGAGGAGCTGCTCGGCCCGGCGGCCGACCTGCTCGACCCCGAGCTCGTGACGCCGCTGGTCGTCTACCTCGCCAGCGAGGCGTGCGAGGTGACCCACGAGGTGTTCAGCGCGGCGGCCGGCCGCTACTCCCGGGTCTTCATCGGCCTGACCGACGGCTGGTTCGCCGGCAAGGGCAACAAGCCCAGCGCCGAGGAGATCGCCAAGCACTGGGACGACATCGAGAACCGCGACGGCTACATCGTCCCGCTGTCCAGCGGCGACGAGCTGACCGGCCTGCTGCCGAAGCTGCAGTGA
- a CDS encoding acyl-CoA dehydrogenase family protein, with amino-acid sequence MDFALSEEQRLLQSTARDYFEKNPGTEIARSLLDGAATLPDLRPELAEMGFLGLLAAEEHGGSGGTVLDLAVVAEQAGRVIAPVPLTGTAARAVVLLQAAAAGGSAEAARLLAEVVEGARAISVADPAELSLSGGSLSGSTHPAFDAVAAQTVVTLAGGALVAVEVGSGVTIEPREPIDPTRGLAPVRFDGAHATVLLGDEKVAAVWRRARDIAAIVLAAEDLGTTSAAVAKAVAYAKERVAFGRPIGSFQAVKHMLVDAYVYEEQLRSLVWLAAWTADEDPETLSLHASAAAAYASDAVERVAETLIQVHGGIGFTWEHDAHVYWRRAKVDRLLLGDAHEHRDRVARLLLEQAARIEPQPAR; translated from the coding sequence ATGGACTTCGCGCTGTCCGAGGAGCAGCGGCTTCTGCAGAGCACCGCCCGTGACTACTTCGAGAAGAACCCCGGCACCGAGATCGCGCGCTCGCTGCTCGACGGTGCCGCCACGCTGCCCGACCTGCGGCCGGAGCTGGCGGAGATGGGCTTCCTCGGCCTGCTCGCGGCGGAGGAGCACGGCGGCAGCGGCGGCACCGTGCTCGACCTCGCGGTCGTGGCCGAGCAGGCCGGCCGGGTGATCGCCCCGGTGCCGCTGACCGGCACGGCGGCACGCGCCGTTGTGCTGCTGCAGGCCGCCGCGGCCGGCGGTTCGGCCGAAGCTGCCCGGCTCCTCGCCGAGGTCGTCGAGGGTGCCCGCGCGATCAGCGTCGCCGACCCGGCCGAGCTCTCGCTGTCGGGCGGCTCGCTGAGCGGCTCGACCCACCCGGCCTTCGACGCCGTCGCGGCGCAGACCGTCGTCACACTGGCCGGTGGCGCGCTCGTGGCGGTCGAGGTCGGGTCGGGTGTCACGATCGAGCCCCGCGAGCCCATCGACCCGACCCGCGGCCTCGCGCCGGTGCGTTTCGACGGGGCGCACGCGACGGTGCTGCTCGGGGACGAGAAGGTCGCCGCGGTCTGGCGGCGCGCCCGCGACATCGCGGCGATCGTGCTGGCCGCGGAGGACCTCGGTACGACGTCGGCCGCGGTCGCAAAGGCGGTCGCCTACGCCAAGGAACGGGTCGCGTTCGGCCGGCCGATCGGCAGCTTCCAGGCGGTCAAGCACATGCTGGTCGACGCCTACGTCTACGAGGAGCAGCTGCGTTCGCTGGTCTGGCTCGCGGCCTGGACCGCCGACGAGGACCCCGAGACGCTGTCCCTGCACGCGAGCGCCGCGGCGGCCTACGCCTCCGACGCGGTGGAGCGGGTCGCCGAGACGCTGATCCAGGTCCACGGCGGCATCGGCTTCACCTGGGAGCACGACGCGCACGTCTACTGGCGGCGCGCCAAGGTCGACCGGCTGCTCCTGGGCGATGCGCACGAGCACCGTGACCGGGTGGCTCGCCTGCTGCTCGAGCAGGCTGCGAGGATCGAGCCGCAACCCGCCCGCTGA